One window of the Mytilus galloprovincialis chromosome 14, xbMytGall1.hap1.1, whole genome shotgun sequence genome contains the following:
- the LOC143058151 gene encoding uncharacterized protein LOC143058151: MQKNIIFVNFVRAGEKKDNQAEGLGILGTASDWQMTADIHERTSFPAEIAATSLRPDIVIWSQGTRQAVLLELTVPWEDIIEEAYERKMAKYQQLLEDCKQRGWMTWCMAIEVGCRGFAGQSMWRALRTLGVVGAERKKLITEVCREAAVASQWIWRKRDEVWKSAK, encoded by the coding sequence ATGCAGAAGAACAtcatatttgtaaattttgtgaGGGCTGGAGAAAAGAAAGACAACCAGGCAGAAGGTTTAGGGATACTTGGAACAGCTTCAGACTGGCAGATGACAGCAGACATACATGAACGCACGAGTTTCCCAGCAGAAATAGCAGCAACATCGCTAAGACCTGATATAGTCATTTGGTCACAGGGAACTAGGCAGGCGGTATTGCTGGAACTAACAGTACCATGGGAAGACATAATAGAGGAAGCTTATGAAAGAAAAATGGCAAAATACCAGCAGCTATTAGAGGATTGCAAACAGCGGGGATGGATGACGTGGTGCATGGCAATAGAAGTCGGATGCAGGGGCTTTGCAGGACAGTCAATGTGGCGGGCACTTAGAACCTTGGGAGTGGTAGGAGCAGAGAGGAAGAAACTGATTACAGAAGTGTGTAGAGAAGCAGCAGTGGCATCACAGTGGATTTGGAGGAAAAGAGACGAAGTGTGGAAAAGTGCAAAGTGA
- the LOC143059454 gene encoding uncharacterized protein LOC143059454 produces the protein MVCRTYDDTDDPYYNIINQKASGNHYNYIRNCNLTIHVRSQCPACFPTTEDPTTEVQTTTEDHTTEEHTTTKHHSTGVHTTTEVGEMTTEDRTTTKKDYTTAEYRTTETTLKNEMTTEDHATAMGDDKTTEDLTTETTKENAMTTEKGTTTMKDETSTGKKPTQTTIEVVTIIGNPASPGGGISPYCTCTCQNVTTTLSLEESIQEIVNNIKVDKRKMSSHTRKLTSAKDSRPSSASIGYFGIVMLSTTFGILVFLDFHRLIDKCCTIFKSKKDQHSIC, from the exons ATGGTATGTCGTACCTATGATGACACTGATGATCCTTACTACAACATTATCAATCAAAAAGCTTCTGGAAACCATTATAACTACATCCGCAACTGTAACTTAACaa TACACGTACGTAGTCAGTGTCCAGCGTGTTTTCCAACCACAGAAGACCCCACCACTGAAGTGCAAACAACGACAGAAGACCACACCACTGAAGAACACACAACGACAAAACACCACTCCACTGGTGTACACACAACGACAGAAGTAGGTGAGATGACAACAGAAGAccgaacaacaacaaaaaaagattaTACGACAGCAGAATACAGAACAACAGAGACTACTCTCAAAAATGAGATGACAACAGAAGACCATGCAACAGCTATGGGAGATGATAAGACAACTGAAGACCTaacaacagaaacaacaaaaGAAAATGCGATGACAACAGAAAAGGGAACAACAACAATGAAAGATGAGACGTCTACAGGAAAGAAACCAACACAGACAACAATAGAAGTTGTAACTATCATTGGCAATCCAGCAAGCCCTGGAGGAG GCATTTCTCCttattgtacatgtacttgtCAGAATGTAACAACCACATTATCATTGGAGGAGAGTATTCAGGAAATAGTGAACAATATTAAAGTAGATAAACGAAAAATGTCATCTCACACTAGAAAACTTACATCTGCTAAAGACTCTCGACCATCCTCGGCTAGTATTGGATACTTCGGAATAGTAATGCTGTCGACAACATTTGGTATACTGGTGTTTCTAGATTTTCATAGATTGATTGACAAATGTTGTACTATTTTCAAATCCAAGAAAGATCAGCATAGTATATGCTGA